The Lentisphaerota bacterium genome contains the following window.
ACGGGATTCCATTCAAGCTGGAACAACCGATGCCCGTCGCGTACAAGGGCGTTCGCTTGGATTGCGGCTACCGCATGGATGTCTTGGTCGATGACCGGTTGATTCTCGAACTTAAGGCCGTTGAGGCGGTCAATGGAATTCATAAAGCGCAACTGCTGACGTACATGAAACTGTCCGGGATCAAAACCGGGCTGCTGATCAACTTTAACGTTCCGCGATTGGTGGATGGCATCGAGCGGTTTAAACTCTAACTCTGTGACCTCTGTGCACTCTGTGGTAAAAACAATTCAACAACAGGTTGCATCGGAATGAGTACCGCCCGATGAACCTTACGTTGAACTAGAAGAAAGAGACCCGACAAGAGACGGGCCTGAATCGCGCTAAGTTAAGGGGCTATTGCCATCTTAATCATAATCATAATCCTAATCTTGATCTTAATCTTTTGGTGGAGAACGGATTACGATTACGATTACGATTACGATTATGATCGGAAACATCGCTTAACTTAGCGCCACT
Protein-coding sequences here:
- a CDS encoding GxxExxY protein, translating into MVDQDPFTGKIIGCAIEVHRVLGPGLLESTYQQCLAYELRLNGIPFKLEQPMPVAYKGVRLDCGYRMDVLVDDRLILELKAVEAVNGIHKAQLLTYMKLSGIKTGLLINFNVPRLVDGIERFKL